The Acidobacteriota bacterium nucleotide sequence GAGGCTCTCGGCTTCGTTCGGCAGGTCGATCCCGGTCTTGCCCGTCAGGCCGAGGGCCTCCGCCCACTTGTGGATCTTGTCGATGCCCACCATATTGCCGACGGTGTAGAAGTACACGTTGCACGACTGCTCGATGGCGTGGCGCAGATCGACGGTGCCGTGCCCGCTCTTCACACTGCACTGAAAGAACCGGTCAAAGAACGTCGCTCCACCGTGGCACGTCACCTTGAAATCCGGCGTGATGATGCCTTCCTCGAGCGCCGCGGTCGCGACCACGACCTTGAAGGTCGAGCCCGGCGAGTAGCGGCCCTGTGTGGCGCGATTCTGCAGCGGCCGGAGTCGATCGGTATTGAGCCGCTTCCAGGTGGCCGGGTCGATCCCGGCCGCGAAGACATTCGGATCGTAGGACGGCACGCTGGCGAGCGCCAGAACCTCCCCGTTTCTCGGATCGAGCACGACGGCCGCTCCCGCGTATCCGGACACGCGGAAGGCGTCCTCGGCCGCCTGCTGCAGGTCGTAATCGATGGTCAGTTGAATCCGACGCCCCTCGGCCGCAGGCGCTTCGGCCAGCGTCGTGATCTCGCGGCCCACGTTGTTCACCATCACCCGCCGCTCGCCGTCGGTGCCCATCAACAGCTTGTTGTAGGCCTTCTCGACACCAGACTGCCCCACCATCGATCCGCTGCGCAACCCTTCAGACGCCATCTGCGCTTCACTGATTTCGCCCACGTACCCCAGCAGGTGAGCGGCAAGCCCGCCGGACGGGTACCGCCTGGTCGGCACGCGCTGGACGACAACCCCGGGCAATTCGAAGTCCAGCCGCCGCGCCAGCACGGCTGACACCTGCGCCAGCGAGGCGTCCTCGATGACGACGATGGGCTGGTAGCGCGGTGTGCTCATGTGCCGCGCGACCGTGTCTCGCACCCGCGACTCGGCAACCCCGGTGGCGGCGGCCAGCAACTGCATGGTCTGATCGAGATTCTTGCTGTGCTCGCGGAGAATCGAGATCACGTAAGCATCGCGGTTCTCGACCAGCACGCGACCGCTGCGATCGAACAGGATCCCACGCGGTGCGCGCAGCGCCATGCGCCGCTCGGTATTGGCCTCCGCCATCTCCCGGTACATCTGGTTGTGCAGCACCTGGATGTACCAGAAGCTCACGCACAGCGCGGCGAAGCACACACTGACCGCCACCGAGAACACGGTGAGTCGCAGAGCCGTTCGACGCCGGCCATCGGCCGTTCCGGTCACCATAATACGTCAGTGAAACCGCACCTTCCGGCGACGCTCGCGCCGGTTCCGCCAGCGTTCGGGCAGGCCCGGCAGGGTCTCGACGAGACCGAAGAGCACGATGCCCACGACTGCGTTGACCAGGGCCCGCACCGTCAGGTCCAGGTACGGCTGGTCGAACTGGCGCAGGCCGAGCAGTTGATAGAGCCCCATGAACACCGCGCCGTGCACCACTGTTGCGCCGGCAAATAACAGGAACCGCGGGATCGTCTGCGTCACGATGAACTGCGTCCCGATGTAACCCGCCAGGAATCCCGCCAGGCTCAACGCCATCCCGCCAATGCCCATCACGCCGCCGACCAGCCCATCCTGCGCCAACCCGGCCAGCGTGCCGCCGAGCAATCCGGCAACCCGGCCGTAGAGGAGCGCCGTGGTGACCACCGCCACCAGGACCAGATCGACCGGCAGACGAAACGACCCCGTCATCCGAGCCAGCACGCTCTGCAGCATGAGCGCGATCACCACGGCCGCGATGGTGCGCACGGCCTTCATTGTCTGACCTGCGCGTCTGCCGGCGGACGCACCGGCGCTGGCTGGGGCGCCGGCTCGACGACGATCAGCACGGATTCGAGGCTCGTGAAATCCACGGCCGGCCGCAGAATCACGATCCGGCCGACCCGCTCGACGTACCCGACCACGATCCCCTTCTGATAGACACCGTCGACACCGGCCGTCACCACCTGATTGCCCCGCTGCACAACGGCGGAAGACGCCAGGTAGTCGAGCCTCAGCGTGCCATCGCCGTTCCCGAGCACCACGCACTGTGCCCGGGACGGTTCCACGATCACGGCCGCCGCCGCACTCTTGTCCACGATGAGCTGCACGGTCGCCGCGTGCGCGCTGGGCCACACCACGCGTCCGACCAGCCCCGCCGGCGTGATCACCGGCATGTCACGACGCAGCCCGGCATCGCTGCCGCGATCAATCACGATCGACCGGAACTCAGGCGACACGCTGCCGCCGATGACGTCGGCCCCGGTCGTCTTCCACGTGACACGGGCGCGCAGGTCCAGCAGCGCCCGCAGACGCTCCACGGTCTGCGACGCGGCCCGCTCCTGCTGAAGCTGCACGCGCAGATCCGCCAACTCCTGGCTCAGCCGCTGGTTGTCCGCCCGGACACCCCACAACGCGACATAGCCGTCCCAGACGGCCTGCCCGGCGCCGACAACGGCCCAGGCGCCCCGCTGCGTTTCGGTGAGTCCGGACGCCAGCGCCGCCTGCAGCAGCGACACGCCGGATCGCGTACTGACCTGCGTCGAGATGAGCAGGATATGACCCACCATGACCGCTATAAACAGATAGCGGACGCGGTGGCGGGTGTCGGGAAGGGCCATCTATCGCCGCCCGCGGTACCGACGGCGCCCGAGCCACGCTCGGCCGGGCGCCTCGGGCCAATCGTCGTGTCAGTCGATGGAGATCTTGCGCAGCAGGTTGAAATCCGAGAGCATCTTGCCGGCGCCCAGCACGACGGACGCCAGCGGATCCTCAGCCATCGCCACCGGCAGTCCGGTCTGCTCGCGGAGCCGCTTGTCGAGGTTCTTGAGCATCGACCCGCCCCCGGTCATCACGACACCGCGATCGACGATGTCGGCCGAGAGTTCCGGCGGGGTCCGCTCGAGCGCCACGCGCACGGCGTCGATGATCACGTTGACCGTCTCGGCCAGCGCCTCGCGCACCTCTTCGTCGCTGATGGTAATGGTCTTCGGCACGCCCTCGATCAGGTGCCGGCCTTTGATCTCCATCGTCAAACGCTCTTCGAGGGGGAAGGCCGATCCGATCTCCATCTTGATCTGTTCGGCCGTCCGCTCCCCGATGAGCAGGTTATAGTTCCGCTTGATGTACTGAATGATGGCCTCGTCCATCTCGTTGCCGGCCACGCGCACCGCCTTGCTGTAGACGATTCCAGCCAGCGAGATGACGGCGATGTCGGTGGTGCCGCCGCCGATATCGACGATCATGTTGCCGGTCGGTTCGGTGATGGGCATGCCCGCGCCGATGGCCGCCGCCATCGCTTCCTCGACCAGATGCACTTCGCTGGCCTTCGCGCGGTACGCGCTGTCCTTGACGGCGCGCTTCTCCACCTGGGTGATCTCGGACGGCACTCCGATGACGATCCGGGGTCTGACCCACATGGCGCCGTTGTGCGCCTTCTTGATGAAGTAGGTCAGCATCTTCTCGGTCACTTCGAAGTCCGCGATCACGCCATCCTTCATCGGTTTGATCGCCACGATGTTGCCGGGCGTCCGGCCCAGCATGTCCTTGGCCTCGCGGCCGACGGCTTCGACCTTACCGTTGATCTTGTTGATGGCCACAATCGAGGGCTCGTTCACCACGATCCCGCGGCCGCGCGCGTAGACGCACGTGTTGGCCGTGCCCAGATCAATGGCGAGGTCGCTCGAAAACAACGACAACAGGGAACGAAACGCCAACGCTCTCACTCCTTGCGGCC carries:
- the mreD gene encoding rod shape-determining protein MreD translates to MKAVRTIAAVVIALMLQSVLARMTGSFRLPVDLVLVAVVTTALLYGRVAGLLGGTLAGLAQDGLVGGVMGIGGMALSLAGFLAGYIGTQFIVTQTIPRFLLFAGATVVHGAVFMGLYQLLGLRQFDQPYLDLTVRALVNAVVGIVLFGLVETLPGLPERWRNRRERRRKVRFH
- the mrdA gene encoding penicillin-binding protein 2; translation: MVTGTADGRRRTALRLTVFSVAVSVCFAALCVSFWYIQVLHNQMYREMAEANTERRMALRAPRGILFDRSGRVLVENRDAYVISILREHSKNLDQTMQLLAAATGVAESRVRDTVARHMSTPRYQPIVVIEDASLAQVSAVLARRLDFELPGVVVQRVPTRRYPSGGLAAHLLGYVGEISEAQMASEGLRSGSMVGQSGVEKAYNKLLMGTDGERRVMVNNVGREITTLAEAPAAEGRRIQLTIDYDLQQAAEDAFRVSGYAGAAVVLDPRNGEVLALASVPSYDPNVFAAGIDPATWKRLNTDRLRPLQNRATQGRYSPGSTFKVVVATAALEEGIITPDFKVTCHGGATFFDRFFQCSVKSGHGTVDLRHAIEQSCNVYFYTVGNMVGIDKIHKWAEALGLTGKTGIDLPNEAESLVPSSAWKRAHTGERWYSGETISVAIGQGQVSVTPMSLALTYASVANGGTRLTPRLVRAVNDGSGWKTPPAADAVVGQVLKPETVAALHDGLFLVVNGAGTGGRARLVGYDVAGKTGTAQVISLQGGKQAAGRTDMDLRDHGWFAFFAPKDNPEVAGVVFAEHAGHGSNAAPLARHIIETYFAKKAGRPLPVLAPPEPPPIKAAAPGVAGQDRPH
- a CDS encoding rod shape-determining protein MreC encodes the protein MALPDTRHRVRYLFIAVMVGHILLISTQVSTRSGVSLLQAALASGLTETQRGAWAVVGAGQAVWDGYVALWGVRADNQRLSQELADLRVQLQQERAASQTVERLRALLDLRARVTWKTTGADVIGGSVSPEFRSIVIDRGSDAGLRRDMPVITPAGLVGRVVWPSAHAATVQLIVDKSAAAAVIVEPSRAQCVVLGNGDGTLRLDYLASSAVVQRGNQVVTAGVDGVYQKGIVVGYVERVGRIVILRPAVDFTSLESVLIVVEPAPQPAPVRPPADAQVRQ
- a CDS encoding rod shape-determining protein produces the protein MLSLFSSDLAIDLGTANTCVYARGRGIVVNEPSIVAINKINGKVEAVGREAKDMLGRTPGNIVAIKPMKDGVIADFEVTEKMLTYFIKKAHNGAMWVRPRIVIGVPSEITQVEKRAVKDSAYRAKASEVHLVEEAMAAAIGAGMPITEPTGNMIVDIGGGTTDIAVISLAGIVYSKAVRVAGNEMDEAIIQYIKRNYNLLIGERTAEQIKMEIGSAFPLEERLTMEIKGRHLIEGVPKTITISDEEVREALAETVNVIIDAVRVALERTPPELSADIVDRGVVMTGGGSMLKNLDKRLREQTGLPVAMAEDPLASVVLGAGKMLSDFNLLRKISID